In Trifolium pratense cultivar HEN17-A07 linkage group LG7, ARS_RC_1.1, whole genome shotgun sequence, a genomic segment contains:
- the LOC123896915 gene encoding uncharacterized protein LOC123896915 isoform X3, which yields MLSFLCTLLLPPMTGERCYRRKNTTEEGSAAFIQEMPMPSPADIPAVIPAALEIDYFSQARKALSERCPFDVAEETSTSAAVTLPSGLASLLNRNGDNRKRHKKSHSGVGDKKKKSSRASDKLRSFNVWVETEEYFRDLNLSDIDTLLEAYSSYSLASRECFTIPQFGNATRFNVVSSVDEKKHAPIFNLVSSENEKNAVEEVNNENDSLGIELSDVVELEKALPLDDDKNCDASDDSCVSLEWFLGSRNRIFLASERPSKKRKLLGGDAGLEKVVMTSPCEGDQPYCHYCGSGDSGTDSNRLIVCSSCKVAVHRKCYGIQDNVDESWLCSWCKQKGDVDDSATPCVLCSKKGGALKPVNSAVEDDGSGQFVHLFCCLWMPEVYIDDLKKMEPIMNVADIKETRRKLVCNVCKLKCGACVRCTHGSCRTPFHPLCARDAKHRMEVWAKYGIDEIELRAFCSKHSDLQENRNILPLGGSVAVGSEIPEANDLSVTLPVKSEHDLKIGCSNGGLESDSNPDKLNHNDETPNGGLSVCMISAQDTLGCGAAPPHNIGVAGRSNENVNVSESPRFVLVLRKLIDKGKVDVKDVALEIGISPDTLTANINVMLEIYPVHFVKNDYLNKINFIFMLQTLYFQEAYMAPDMQHKIFNWLKAHVYTGASHKGLKAKFKPANVSINETGASDGSDTSPLSDSGLLDPVAVNVKSVPPRRRTINNIRFLKDNKVISSSEGVTTSENGVSIDKFLVCQPECESPGRSDKASIPDATETNLTKSEDIFHEVQGNADEPYKSSLSVCVSEEKSTACLPNASDQDYPAHSASEPPVPGFIKMEAISSYIHPYINKKLLQIRDGLPSEDLMAGLSGYRNSLIESSGANSCSSSENQQLICTDVSKADQVKMEQLDRNELEGELIYFQNRLLQKAVAKNRLTENLVYNVAKILPQEIDKTHQQRWDAVIANQYLCDLREAKKQGRKEKKHKEAQAVLAAATAAAASSSRVSSFRKDTIDESLQQNSLKLDALSGRTGACSQPMPRAKETLSRVAVTRASTEKYSDFSLPSSDFSKVQRKSCDICRRFENMLNPILVCSGCKVAVHSVCYRSVKETTGPWYCELCEDLLSRSSGTPDINSWEKPYFVAECALCGGTTGAFRKSSDGQWVHAFCAEWLFESTFRRGQTDIIEGMGTVPKGVDICCICHRRHGVCMKCCYGHCLTTFHPSCARSAGLFMIVRTAAGGKIQHKAYCEKHSSEQRAKAENQNHGVEELKSIKQIRVELERLRLLCERIVKREKIKRELVLCSHDILAFKRDHVARSVLVHSPFVLPDGSSESATTSLKATTEGYRSCSEALQRSDDVTVDSSVSAKHRVRVAVSMDTDPKLDDDCSTSQSHYNHKIPEKQFSGKQIPRRASATSRNISEEDGWRSKSRKLQATETFGKELVMTSDEASMKNSRLPKGYAYVPADCLSNDKQSNEDVYASGQGEHDR from the exons ATGCTTTCTTTCCTCTGCACCTTGTTATTGCCGCCGATGACCGGAGAACGATGTTACCGCCGGAAGAATACCACGGAAGAAGGTTCCGCCGCCTTTATACAAGAGATGCCGATGCCCTCTCCGGCCGATATTCCGGCGGTAATTCCGGCCGCGTTGGAGATTGATTACTTCTCGCAGGCGAGGAAAGCGCTTAGCGAACGTTGTCCTTTTGATGTTGCTGAGGAAACGTCGACTTCTGCTGCTGTTACTCTGCCGAGTGGGTTAGCTAGTTTGTTGAACCGTAATGGGGATAACCGGAAGCGCCACAAGAAGTCTCATTCCGGTGTCGGTGATAAAAAGAAGAAATCGTCTAGGGCTAGCGACAAGTTGCGTAGTTTTAATGTTTGGGTTGAGACGGAGGAGTATTTCAGGGACTTGAATTTGTCTGATATTGATACTTTATTGGAAGCTTATTCCTCTTATAGTTTAGCTTCTCGTGAGTGTTTTACAATTCCACAATTTGGAAATGCTACTAGGTTCAATGTAGTTAGTAGTGTGGATGAGAAGAAGCATGCTCCAATATTCAATTTAGTTAGTAGTGAGAATGAGAAGAATGCTGTTGAAGAGGTAAACAACGAGAATGATTCCTTGGGAATTGAGTTAAGTGATGTTGTTGAATTGGAAAAAGCTTTGCCACTTGATGATGATAAGAATTGTGATGCTTCTGATGATTCGTGTGTTAGTTTAGAGTGGTTTTTAGGTAGTAGGAATAGAATTTTTTTAGCTTCTGAGCGCCCATCTAAGAAAAGGAAGCTTTTAGGTGGTGATGCTGGCTTGGAGAAAGTTGTAATGACTAGTCCTTGTGAAGGGGACCAACCTTATTGTCATTATTGCGGCAGTGGAGATTCTGGCACTGATTCCAATCGGTTAATAGTCTGCTCTTCTTGTAAAGTCGCAGTTCATCGGAAGTGCTATGGTATACAAGACAATGTAGACGAGTCTTGGTTGTGTTCTTGGTGTAAGCAAAAGGGCGATGTTGATGACTCGGCGACTCCATGTGTTCTTTGCTCAAAGAAGGGTGGTGCTTTAAAACCAGTTAATAGTGCTGTTGAAGATGATGGGTCTGGCCAGTTTGTGCACCTGTTTTGTTGTCTGTGGATGCCAGAGGTTTATATTGATGATTTGAAGAAGATGGAGCCTATTATGAATGTGGCAGACATCAAGGAAACCAGAAGAAAATTGGTGTGTAATGTTTGCAAATTGAAATGTGGTGCTTGTGTTCGGTGTACTCATG GATCCTGCAGAACTCCTTTCCATCCTTTATGTGCAAGGGATGCTAAACATAGAATGGAAGTTTGGGCAAAGTATGGTATTGATGAG ATTGAATTGCGGGCTTTTTGCTCGAAACACTCTGATCTACAAGAGAACAGAAACATCTTGCCATTAGGAGGCTCTGTTGCAGTTGGCAGTGAAATTCCAGAAGCTAATGACCTTTCAGTGACTTTGCCGGTGAAAAGTGAACACGATTTAAAAATTGGTTGCAGCAATGGAGGATTGGAGTCTGATAGTAATCCAGACAAGTTGAACCATAATGATGAAACTCCTAACGGAGGATTGTCTGTCTGTATGATTAGTGCTCAAGATACGTTGGGATGTGGCGCTGCGCCACCACACAATATTGGGGTGGCAGGGAGAAGCAATGAGAATGTTAATGTCTCTGAATCCCCCAGATTTGTACTTGTTTTGAGAAAG TTGATAGATAAAGGGAAAGTTGATGTAAAAGATGTAGCATTGGAGATTGGCATTTCACCAGATACATTAACTGCAAATATCAATGTAATGCTTGAAATTTATCCTGTCCACTTTGTGAAAAATGATTAtttgaacaaaataaattttatttttatgcttcAAACGTTATACTTTCAGGAAGCTTATATGGCCCCTGACATGCAACACAAAATATTCAATTGGCTAAAAGCCCATGTGTATACTGGTGCATCTCATAAAGGCTTAAAAGCCAAATTCAAACCGGCCAATGTATCTATAAATGAAACGGGAGCTTCAGACGGTTCTGATACTTCACCGTTATCTGATTCAGGCTTGCTGGATCCTGTTGCTGTTAATGTTAAGTCTGTACCACCAAGGAGACGAACTATCAATAACATTAGGTTTTTGAAGGATAATAAAGTTATATCTTCATCTGAGGGGGTTACCACTAGTGAGAATGGGGTGTCAATTGATAAGTTCCTAGTTTGTCAGCCTGAGTGTGAAAGTCCAGGACGTTCTGACAAAGCATCAATTCCTGATGCCACTGAAACG AATTTAACCAAGTCTGAGGATATATTTCATGAGGTTCAAG GCAATGCTGATGAGCCCTACAAGTCCAGCTTATctgtatgtgtttcagaagagAAGTCTACTGCTTGTTTGCCGAATGCTTCAGATCAGGACTATCCAGCTCATTCTGCTTCAGAACCACCGGTTCCTGGTTTCAT AAAAATGGAAGCTATCTCTAGTTACATTCACCCTTACATTAACAAGAAATTGCTGCAGATTCGTGATGGCTTGCCCTCAGAGGATCTTATGG CAGGTTTAAGTGGCTACAGAAATTCTTTGATTGAATCCTCTGGAGCTAATAGCTGCTCAAGTAGTGAAAACCAGCAATTAATTTGCACTGACGTTTCCAAGGCTGATCAAGTAAAGATGGAGCAGTTGGATAGAAATGAGTTGGAGGGGGAACTTATATATTTTCAGAATAGGCTGCTGCAGAAAGCAGTTGCAAAAAACAGGCTTACTG AAAACTTGGTCTACAATGTTGCCAAGATTCTGCCTCAGGAGATTGATAAAACACATCAACAAAGATGGGATGCTGTGATTGCTAATCAATATCTGTGTGATCTTAGGGAGGCGAAGAAACagggtagaaaagaaaaaaagcacAAGGAAGCACAGGCAGTATTGGCTGCTGCAACTGCAGCAGCAGCATCATCTTCTAGGGTTTCTTCTTTCCGTAAAGATACCATAGATGAATCTTTGCAACAG AATTCATTAAAGTTGGATGCTTTAAGTGGGCGGACTGGTGCATGTTCTCAGCCAATGCCACGTGCCAAAGAGACTCTTTCTAGAGTTGCTGTCACTAGAGCTTCAACAGAGAAATATTCGGATTTTTCTCTGCCAAGCTCAGATTTTTCTAAGGTGCAACGTAAATCATGTGATATCTGCAGACGCTTTGAGAATATGTTAAATCCTATCCTAGTCTGCTCTGGTTGCAAG GTTGCAGTGCACTCAGTTTGCTATCGCAGTGTGAAGGAAACAACAGGTCCATGGTACTGTGAATTATGTGAAGATCTATTGTCCAGAAGTTCAGGTACACCTGATATAAATAGCTGGGAGAAGCCTTACTTTGTTGCAGAATGTGCTCTCTGTGGTGGTACTACTGGTGCTTTTAGGAAGTCATCTGATGGTCAATGGGTTCATGCCTTCTGTGCCGag TGGCTTTTTGAGTCTACATTCAGAAGAGGACAGACAGATATTATTGAAGGAATG GGGACTGTGCCAAAAGGAGTTGATATTTGTTGCATCTGCCACCGCAGGCATGGTGTATGTATGAAG TGTTGCTATGGCCATTGCCTGACCACATTCCATCCATCATGTGCTAGAAGTGCTGGTTTGTTCATGATTGTGAGGACTGCTGCTGGGGGAAAGATTCAACACAAGGCTTACTGTGAAAAGCATAGTTCGGAGCAGAGAGCAaag GCtgaaaatcaaaatcatggaGTTGAAGAGTTAAAAAGTATCAAGCAAATTAGG GTTGAACTTGAGAGATTACGCCTCCTTTGTGAAAGAATTGTCAAACGGGAAAAGATAAAG CGGGAATTGGTTCTATGCTCACATGACATACTAGCCTTTAAAAGAGATCATGTGGCTAGGTCTGTCCTTGTTCATAGTCCTTTCGTCCTTCCAGATGGTAGCTcagaatcagctacaacatcCCTTAAAGCAACCACAGAGGGGTACAGATCGTGCAGTGAAGCTCTCCAAAGATCAGATGATGTTACTGTGGATAGCTCAGTTTCTGCTAAGCACCGTGTCAGAGTTGCCGTATCCATGGACACAGACCCAAAATTGGATGATGACTGCTCTACCTCACAAAGTCACTATAACCACAAGATTCCAGAGAAGCAATTTTCTGGCAAACAGATTCCTCGTAGAGCTTCGGCTACATCACGCAATATCTCTGAGGAGGACGGATGGAGATCCAAATCTCGAAAG TTACAGGCTACTGAAACATTTGGAAAAGAGCTTGTTATGACATCAGATGAAGCATCTATGAAGAATTCAAGGCTACCTAAAGGATATGCATATGTTCCTGCAGATTGCCTGTCAAATGACAAACAGTCTAACGAGGATGTATATGCTAGTGGACAAGGGGAACATGACAGGTAG
- the LOC123896915 gene encoding uncharacterized protein LOC123896915 isoform X4, whose amino-acid sequence MLSFLCTLLLPPMTGERCYRRKNTTEEGSAAFIQEMPMPSPADIPAVIPAALEIDYFSQARKALSERCPFDVAEETSTSAAVTLPSGLASLLNRNGDNRKRHKKSHSGVGDKKKKSSRASDKLRSFNVWVETEEYFRDLNLSDIDTLLEAYSSYSLASRECFTIPQFGNATRFNVVSSVDEKKHAPIFNLVSSENEKNAVEEVNNENDSLGIELSDVVELEKALPLDDDKNCDASDDSCVSLEWFLGSRNRIFLASERPSKKRKLLGGDAGLEKVVMTSPCEGDQPYCHYCGSGDSGTDSNRLIVCSSCKVAVHRKCYGIQDNVDESWLCSWCKQKGDVDDSATPCVLCSKKGGALKPVNSAVEDDGSGQFVHLFCCLWMPEVYIDDLKKMEPIMNVADIKETRRKLVCNVCKLKCGACVRCTHGSCRTPFHPLCARDAKHRMEVWAKYGIDEIELRAFCSKHSDLQENRNILPLGGSVAVGSEIPEANDLSVTLPVKSEHDLKIGCSNGGLESDSNPDKLNHNDETPNGGLSVCMISAQDTLGCGAAPPHNIGVAGRSNENVNVSESPRFVLVLRKLIDKGKVDVKDVALEIGISPDTLTANINVMLEIYPVHFVKNDYLNKINFIFMLQTLYFQEAYMAPDMQHKIFNWLKAHVYTGASHKGLKAKFKPANVSINETGASDGSDTSPLSDSGLLDPVAVNVKSVPPRRRTINNIRFLKDNKVISSSEGVTTSENGVSIDKFLVCQPECESPGRSDKASIPDATETNLTKSEDIFHEVQGNADEPYKSSLSVCVSEEKSTACLPNASDQDYPAHSASEPPVPGFIKMEAISSYIHPYINKKLLQIRDGLPSEDLMGLSGYRNSLIESSGANSCSSSENQQLICTDVSKADQVKMEQLDRNELEGELIYFQNRLLQKAVAKNRLTENLVYNVAKILPQEIDKTHQQRWDAVIANQYLCDLREAKKQGRKEKKHKEAQAVLAAATAAAASSSRVSSFRKDTIDESLQQNSLKLDALSGRTGACSQPMPRAKETLSRVAVTRASTEKYSDFSLPSSDFSKVQRKSCDICRRFENMLNPILVCSGCKVAVHSVCYRSVKETTGPWYCELCEDLLSRSSGTPDINSWEKPYFVAECALCGGTTGAFRKSSDGQWVHAFCAEWLFESTFRRGQTDIIEGMGTVPKGVDICCICHRRHGVCMKCCYGHCLTTFHPSCARSAGLFMIVRTAAGGKIQHKAYCEKHSSEQRAKAENQNHGVEELKSIKQIRVELERLRLLCERIVKREKIKRELVLCSHDILAFKRDHVARSVLVHSPFVLPDGSSESATTSLKATTEGYRSCSEALQRSDDVTVDSSVSAKHRVRVAVSMDTDPKLDDDCSTSQSHYNHKIPEKQFSGKQIPRRASATSRNISEEDGWRSKSRKLQATETFGKELVMTSDEASMKNSRLPKGYAYVPADCLSNDKQSNEDVYASGQGEHDR is encoded by the exons ATGCTTTCTTTCCTCTGCACCTTGTTATTGCCGCCGATGACCGGAGAACGATGTTACCGCCGGAAGAATACCACGGAAGAAGGTTCCGCCGCCTTTATACAAGAGATGCCGATGCCCTCTCCGGCCGATATTCCGGCGGTAATTCCGGCCGCGTTGGAGATTGATTACTTCTCGCAGGCGAGGAAAGCGCTTAGCGAACGTTGTCCTTTTGATGTTGCTGAGGAAACGTCGACTTCTGCTGCTGTTACTCTGCCGAGTGGGTTAGCTAGTTTGTTGAACCGTAATGGGGATAACCGGAAGCGCCACAAGAAGTCTCATTCCGGTGTCGGTGATAAAAAGAAGAAATCGTCTAGGGCTAGCGACAAGTTGCGTAGTTTTAATGTTTGGGTTGAGACGGAGGAGTATTTCAGGGACTTGAATTTGTCTGATATTGATACTTTATTGGAAGCTTATTCCTCTTATAGTTTAGCTTCTCGTGAGTGTTTTACAATTCCACAATTTGGAAATGCTACTAGGTTCAATGTAGTTAGTAGTGTGGATGAGAAGAAGCATGCTCCAATATTCAATTTAGTTAGTAGTGAGAATGAGAAGAATGCTGTTGAAGAGGTAAACAACGAGAATGATTCCTTGGGAATTGAGTTAAGTGATGTTGTTGAATTGGAAAAAGCTTTGCCACTTGATGATGATAAGAATTGTGATGCTTCTGATGATTCGTGTGTTAGTTTAGAGTGGTTTTTAGGTAGTAGGAATAGAATTTTTTTAGCTTCTGAGCGCCCATCTAAGAAAAGGAAGCTTTTAGGTGGTGATGCTGGCTTGGAGAAAGTTGTAATGACTAGTCCTTGTGAAGGGGACCAACCTTATTGTCATTATTGCGGCAGTGGAGATTCTGGCACTGATTCCAATCGGTTAATAGTCTGCTCTTCTTGTAAAGTCGCAGTTCATCGGAAGTGCTATGGTATACAAGACAATGTAGACGAGTCTTGGTTGTGTTCTTGGTGTAAGCAAAAGGGCGATGTTGATGACTCGGCGACTCCATGTGTTCTTTGCTCAAAGAAGGGTGGTGCTTTAAAACCAGTTAATAGTGCTGTTGAAGATGATGGGTCTGGCCAGTTTGTGCACCTGTTTTGTTGTCTGTGGATGCCAGAGGTTTATATTGATGATTTGAAGAAGATGGAGCCTATTATGAATGTGGCAGACATCAAGGAAACCAGAAGAAAATTGGTGTGTAATGTTTGCAAATTGAAATGTGGTGCTTGTGTTCGGTGTACTCATG GATCCTGCAGAACTCCTTTCCATCCTTTATGTGCAAGGGATGCTAAACATAGAATGGAAGTTTGGGCAAAGTATGGTATTGATGAG ATTGAATTGCGGGCTTTTTGCTCGAAACACTCTGATCTACAAGAGAACAGAAACATCTTGCCATTAGGAGGCTCTGTTGCAGTTGGCAGTGAAATTCCAGAAGCTAATGACCTTTCAGTGACTTTGCCGGTGAAAAGTGAACACGATTTAAAAATTGGTTGCAGCAATGGAGGATTGGAGTCTGATAGTAATCCAGACAAGTTGAACCATAATGATGAAACTCCTAACGGAGGATTGTCTGTCTGTATGATTAGTGCTCAAGATACGTTGGGATGTGGCGCTGCGCCACCACACAATATTGGGGTGGCAGGGAGAAGCAATGAGAATGTTAATGTCTCTGAATCCCCCAGATTTGTACTTGTTTTGAGAAAG TTGATAGATAAAGGGAAAGTTGATGTAAAAGATGTAGCATTGGAGATTGGCATTTCACCAGATACATTAACTGCAAATATCAATGTAATGCTTGAAATTTATCCTGTCCACTTTGTGAAAAATGATTAtttgaacaaaataaattttatttttatgcttcAAACGTTATACTTTCAGGAAGCTTATATGGCCCCTGACATGCAACACAAAATATTCAATTGGCTAAAAGCCCATGTGTATACTGGTGCATCTCATAAAGGCTTAAAAGCCAAATTCAAACCGGCCAATGTATCTATAAATGAAACGGGAGCTTCAGACGGTTCTGATACTTCACCGTTATCTGATTCAGGCTTGCTGGATCCTGTTGCTGTTAATGTTAAGTCTGTACCACCAAGGAGACGAACTATCAATAACATTAGGTTTTTGAAGGATAATAAAGTTATATCTTCATCTGAGGGGGTTACCACTAGTGAGAATGGGGTGTCAATTGATAAGTTCCTAGTTTGTCAGCCTGAGTGTGAAAGTCCAGGACGTTCTGACAAAGCATCAATTCCTGATGCCACTGAAACG AATTTAACCAAGTCTGAGGATATATTTCATGAGGTTCAAG GCAATGCTGATGAGCCCTACAAGTCCAGCTTATctgtatgtgtttcagaagagAAGTCTACTGCTTGTTTGCCGAATGCTTCAGATCAGGACTATCCAGCTCATTCTGCTTCAGAACCACCGGTTCCTGGTTTCAT AAAAATGGAAGCTATCTCTAGTTACATTCACCCTTACATTAACAAGAAATTGCTGCAGATTCGTGATGGCTTGCCCTCAGAGGATCTTATGG GTTTAAGTGGCTACAGAAATTCTTTGATTGAATCCTCTGGAGCTAATAGCTGCTCAAGTAGTGAAAACCAGCAATTAATTTGCACTGACGTTTCCAAGGCTGATCAAGTAAAGATGGAGCAGTTGGATAGAAATGAGTTGGAGGGGGAACTTATATATTTTCAGAATAGGCTGCTGCAGAAAGCAGTTGCAAAAAACAGGCTTACTG AAAACTTGGTCTACAATGTTGCCAAGATTCTGCCTCAGGAGATTGATAAAACACATCAACAAAGATGGGATGCTGTGATTGCTAATCAATATCTGTGTGATCTTAGGGAGGCGAAGAAACagggtagaaaagaaaaaaagcacAAGGAAGCACAGGCAGTATTGGCTGCTGCAACTGCAGCAGCAGCATCATCTTCTAGGGTTTCTTCTTTCCGTAAAGATACCATAGATGAATCTTTGCAACAG AATTCATTAAAGTTGGATGCTTTAAGTGGGCGGACTGGTGCATGTTCTCAGCCAATGCCACGTGCCAAAGAGACTCTTTCTAGAGTTGCTGTCACTAGAGCTTCAACAGAGAAATATTCGGATTTTTCTCTGCCAAGCTCAGATTTTTCTAAGGTGCAACGTAAATCATGTGATATCTGCAGACGCTTTGAGAATATGTTAAATCCTATCCTAGTCTGCTCTGGTTGCAAG GTTGCAGTGCACTCAGTTTGCTATCGCAGTGTGAAGGAAACAACAGGTCCATGGTACTGTGAATTATGTGAAGATCTATTGTCCAGAAGTTCAGGTACACCTGATATAAATAGCTGGGAGAAGCCTTACTTTGTTGCAGAATGTGCTCTCTGTGGTGGTACTACTGGTGCTTTTAGGAAGTCATCTGATGGTCAATGGGTTCATGCCTTCTGTGCCGag TGGCTTTTTGAGTCTACATTCAGAAGAGGACAGACAGATATTATTGAAGGAATG GGGACTGTGCCAAAAGGAGTTGATATTTGTTGCATCTGCCACCGCAGGCATGGTGTATGTATGAAG TGTTGCTATGGCCATTGCCTGACCACATTCCATCCATCATGTGCTAGAAGTGCTGGTTTGTTCATGATTGTGAGGACTGCTGCTGGGGGAAAGATTCAACACAAGGCTTACTGTGAAAAGCATAGTTCGGAGCAGAGAGCAaag GCtgaaaatcaaaatcatggaGTTGAAGAGTTAAAAAGTATCAAGCAAATTAGG GTTGAACTTGAGAGATTACGCCTCCTTTGTGAAAGAATTGTCAAACGGGAAAAGATAAAG CGGGAATTGGTTCTATGCTCACATGACATACTAGCCTTTAAAAGAGATCATGTGGCTAGGTCTGTCCTTGTTCATAGTCCTTTCGTCCTTCCAGATGGTAGCTcagaatcagctacaacatcCCTTAAAGCAACCACAGAGGGGTACAGATCGTGCAGTGAAGCTCTCCAAAGATCAGATGATGTTACTGTGGATAGCTCAGTTTCTGCTAAGCACCGTGTCAGAGTTGCCGTATCCATGGACACAGACCCAAAATTGGATGATGACTGCTCTACCTCACAAAGTCACTATAACCACAAGATTCCAGAGAAGCAATTTTCTGGCAAACAGATTCCTCGTAGAGCTTCGGCTACATCACGCAATATCTCTGAGGAGGACGGATGGAGATCCAAATCTCGAAAG TTACAGGCTACTGAAACATTTGGAAAAGAGCTTGTTATGACATCAGATGAAGCATCTATGAAGAATTCAAGGCTACCTAAAGGATATGCATATGTTCCTGCAGATTGCCTGTCAAATGACAAACAGTCTAACGAGGATGTATATGCTAGTGGACAAGGGGAACATGACAGGTAG